A region from the Leptolyngbya subtilissima AS-A7 genome encodes:
- a CDS encoding TMEM14 family protein, producing the protein MLFLIVALAPWVLLLYAVLVIAGGVMGYVKARSKPSLISGLISGAALLIAWWITLSNSYNAGITLAICLAIALLIVFGLRFRKTNKFMPAGLMAIVSLFCAVLFGVALAV; encoded by the coding sequence ATGCTCTTTTTGATCGTTGCGCTCGCGCCCTGGGTGCTCTTGCTCTACGCCGTGCTGGTCATAGCTGGCGGCGTGATGGGCTATGTGAAAGCCCGCAGTAAACCTTCCCTGATCTCTGGGCTGATTAGCGGCGCAGCCTTGCTCATCGCCTGGTGGATCACCCTGAGCAACAGCTACAACGCAGGTATAACTCTGGCCATCTGCCTTGCGATCGCGCTCCTGATCGTCTTCGGCCTGCGCTTCCGCAAGACCAACAAATTCATGCCTGCTGGATTGATGGCGATTGTGAGTCTGTTTTGTGCAGTTCTGTTTGGCGTTGCATTGGCCGTATAA
- a CDS encoding OsmC family protein, with protein sequence MTTTEQVYTINGFAPSGVTELVTAIQQDAAQAQMAFHATTAWVDGTRSLTRMTSFDWAGQAYARDFSLTIDEPEELGGTNMGPNPQEVLLAGVNSCILTTFVEHCSVEGIRLEKVEIHSTGTLDVRGLLKLDESIQAGYQDMRWTLTVKGDAAPEKFQQMYEATIASSPNFWNLANPVKIVPSLRVEA encoded by the coding sequence ATGACTACGACTGAGCAGGTTTATACCATCAACGGCTTTGCCCCCAGCGGCGTCACCGAGCTAGTTACCGCCATTCAGCAGGATGCTGCCCAAGCGCAGATGGCCTTCCACGCCACTACGGCTTGGGTAGACGGCACGCGATCGCTCACCCGCATGACCTCCTTCGACTGGGCTGGGCAAGCCTACGCCCGCGACTTCTCGCTCACCATCGACGAGCCTGAGGAACTGGGCGGCACCAACATGGGACCCAACCCCCAGGAGGTGCTGTTGGCAGGCGTCAATTCCTGCATTCTGACTACCTTTGTCGAACATTGCTCTGTAGAAGGCATTCGGCTAGAGAAAGTGGAGATCCACAGCACCGGCACCCTCGACGTGCGAGGCCTGCTCAAGCTGGATGAATCAATCCAGGCCGGGTATCAGGATATGCGCTGGACGCTGACGGTGAAGGGCGACGCCGCTCCCGAGAAATTCCAGCAGATGTATGAGGCGACGATCGCATCCTCGCCGAACTTCTGGAACCTGGCCAACCCGGTCAAGATCGTGCCATCCCTGCGCGTCGAAGCTTAG
- a CDS encoding AmpG family muropeptide MFS transporter gives MAAILLLGIASGLPYALMDDAFRGWMTKAQLDLRTIGWFSLISLPYSLKFLWSPLLDRFVPPRLGRRRGWMVIGQLGLVVGIAILALQMAAIAAGPLPTPASVLQLVALIALGITFLSATQDIAIDAYRTDVLEEREMGAGAATYVLGYRIAILLTGAMAFILADRITWPWVYGVMAGLMGLGVLVSLWAPEPVRAVHPPDSLKQAVVQPFGEFFSRLGVQRTIAVLLFILLYKLGDNLTAKMAIPFLGDQGLGFSDTDIGTIRQGLGLVATIVGTLAGGAALSQLGINRSLWVFGGLQALSNLGYLILAIVGKNYLVMVLAINVENFCAGLGTAGFVGFLMSLCNARFSATQFALLSSLMAVGRDLIAGPASGELAQRLQQFVQSNPNIAATPTLGGATQQGWPLFFGITLLAALPGLLLLPVFAPWRDREEVD, from the coding sequence ATGGCGGCCATTCTGCTGCTAGGCATTGCCTCTGGGCTACCCTACGCTCTGATGGACGATGCCTTCCGGGGCTGGATGACCAAAGCTCAGCTCGATCTGCGCACCATCGGCTGGTTCAGCTTGATTAGCCTGCCCTACTCGCTCAAATTTTTGTGGTCGCCCCTTCTCGATCGCTTCGTCCCCCCTCGCCTGGGCCGACGGCGGGGCTGGATGGTGATTGGGCAGCTGGGGCTGGTAGTGGGGATCGCAATTCTTGCCCTGCAAATGGCCGCGATCGCTGCTGGCCCCTTGCCCACGCCAGCCTCGGTGCTGCAACTCGTCGCCCTGATCGCCTTGGGGATTACCTTTCTCAGCGCTACCCAAGACATCGCCATTGATGCCTACCGTACCGATGTGCTGGAGGAGCGTGAAATGGGGGCCGGAGCCGCCACTTACGTTTTGGGCTACCGGATCGCCATTTTGCTAACCGGGGCGATGGCCTTTATTCTGGCCGATCGCATCACCTGGCCCTGGGTCTATGGGGTGATGGCCGGGCTGATGGGGCTGGGGGTGCTGGTCTCGCTGTGGGCACCGGAGCCGGTGCGCGCCGTGCACCCGCCGGACTCGCTGAAGCAGGCGGTGGTGCAACCCTTTGGCGAGTTTTTTAGCCGCCTGGGGGTGCAGCGCACAATCGCCGTGCTGCTGTTCATTCTGCTCTACAAGCTGGGCGACAACCTGACAGCAAAGATGGCCATTCCGTTTTTGGGCGACCAGGGGTTGGGCTTTTCGGATACCGACATTGGCACGATTCGTCAGGGGCTAGGGCTGGTGGCCACCATCGTCGGCACCCTAGCGGGCGGGGCTGCCCTCAGCCAGCTGGGCATCAACCGCTCTCTGTGGGTTTTTGGTGGGCTTCAGGCCCTGAGCAACCTGGGCTATTTGATCCTGGCGATTGTTGGCAAAAATTACCTAGTCATGGTGCTAGCCATCAACGTCGAAAACTTTTGCGCCGGGCTGGGGACGGCGGGCTTTGTCGGCTTTCTAATGAGTCTGTGTAATGCCCGCTTTTCGGCCACCCAGTTTGCCTTGCTGTCTAGCCTGATGGCGGTCGGGCGCGATCTGATCGCTGGCCCCGCCAGCGGCGAACTTGCCCAGCGCCTGCAGCAGTTTGTGCAGAGCAACCCCAACATTGCTGCGACACCCACTTTAGGAGGGGCTACTCAGCAGGGCTGGCCCCTATTCTTTGGCATTACGCTGCTCGCCGCCCTGCCCGGCTTGCTGCTGCTGCCCGTGTTTGCCCCCTGGCGCGATCGCGAGGAGGTCGACTAA
- a CDS encoding pentapeptide repeat-containing protein — protein sequence MAHRTTPRQNLRPTGVAAAVGLALALATPGVANDPLRQLLISHICIACDLSGVVLTRADLEDADLTNANLAGANLRQARLPRAQLTQADLSQTNLQQVVLSAADLTGANLSGANLRQATLTGSTLREVNAADVNLERAEARNSDWYGSDLSGSRLDRAVFNHASLAATDLTNATLTHSQLFRANLIGAQLAGADFTGADMRQALIRDTELAGAIFTDADLRDANLNRTDLSAARFCNTRMADGEINNDHCAELGLSPDRAVP from the coding sequence ATGGCACACCGCACTACACCACGCCAAAATCTCCGTCCCACGGGGGTAGCCGCCGCGGTTGGCCTTGCTCTGGCCTTGGCTACACCCGGTGTTGCCAACGACCCCCTGCGGCAGCTGCTGATCAGCCACATCTGCATCGCCTGCGACCTCAGCGGCGTCGTGCTTACCCGCGCCGATCTCGAAGATGCCGACCTGACCAATGCCAATCTGGCGGGAGCCAACCTGCGCCAGGCCCGCCTGCCCCGCGCTCAGTTGACCCAAGCTGACCTGAGCCAGACCAACCTGCAACAGGTGGTGCTCAGCGCCGCTGACCTGACCGGAGCCAACCTGTCGGGGGCCAACCTGCGCCAGGCCACCCTCACCGGCAGCACCCTGCGGGAGGTCAACGCTGCTGACGTCAATCTAGAACGCGCCGAAGCCCGCAACAGCGATTGGTACGGCAGCGACCTCAGCGGCAGCCGTCTAGATAGAGCCGTGTTCAACCACGCCAGTCTGGCAGCAACCGATTTGACCAACGCGACCTTAACCCACAGCCAGCTTTTTCGGGCCAACTTGATTGGTGCCCAGCTAGCGGGGGCCGACTTTACCGGGGCCGACATGCGCCAGGCACTAATTCGTGACACCGAGTTAGCCGGGGCTATCTTTACCGATGCCGACTTACGAGATGCCAATCTCAACCGCACCGACCTCAGCGCTGCTCGGTTCTGCAACACTCGCATGGCCGATGGCGAGATCAACAACGATCACTGCGCCGAGCTAGGGCTCAGCCCCGATCGCGCTGTTCCCTAA